The stretch of DNA CAACGATCCCAGCGACTACACCCTGACCGTGGCGCTCGCGGTACTCCGCAATGACACCACCGTAGGCCCGGGCGTCCTGCTCGCCGGCGCGCTGATGGCCATGGTCCCCAGCCTCCTGGTCTACCTCTTCCTGCAACGTTCCATGATCCGCGGCATCACCTCAGGCGCCACCAAGGGCTAGGGCCTGTACCGCCTCCCACATACGAAAGAAGCTCAATGACCGCCAGCACCACCGTTCCGGCACCTTCGACGCCCACGGCTACAGACCTCGCAATCACAGACATCACCATTACCCCCATCGCCTTCTCCGATCCGCCGCTGCTGAACGCTGTGGGCGTCCACGAACCCCTGGTCCACCGGGTGGTCATCGAAGTGCGGACCGCCAACGGCCTCCTCGGCCTGGGCGAATGCTCGGGAGGCAGCACCCGCCTCAAGAACCTGGCGGCGGGGGCCAACGCCATCAAGGGTGTCAGCATCTTTGAAACGTCGCGGATGGAACAACTCATCAACCAGGCCCTGGACCCGGGGCTCGGCGCATTTGAACGCGCCGCGGTGTTCTCCGCCTTCGAGGTGGCCGCACTGGACATCCAGGGGCACGCCACAGGCCGGACCGTCAGTGAACTGCTCGGCGGCACGGTCCGCGACGAGGTCCCCTTCAGCGCCTACCTCTTCTACAAATGGGCAGAACACCCCGCGCTGGACGGCAAGCCCGCCATCACCGATGACTGGGGCGAAGCCCTGGATCCGGCAGGCATCGTCCGGCAGGCGCAGAAGATGATTTCCGAGTACGGTTTCAAATCCATCAAGCTCAAAGGCGGCGTCTTCCCACCCGCGCAGGAAATCGAAGCGATCCAGGCGCTGCGGGACGCGTTTCCCGGGATGCCGCTGCGGCTCGATCCGAACACCGCGTGGACAGTGGAGACATCCCGATGGGTTGCCCGCGAAACGGAAGGCCTGCTCGAGTACCTGGAGGATCCCACTCCCGGCCTTGAAGGGATGGGCGAGGTAGCTGCCACGGCAGCCATGCCACTGGCCACCAACATGTGCGTGGTGGCCTTCGAACATATCCGGCGCGGTGTGGAACTTGGCTCCGTCCAAGTCATTCTCGGTGACCACCACTACTGGGGCGGCCTCCGCCATACCAGGGAACTGGGCGCCATCTGCGAAACCTTTGGCCTGGGACTGTCCATGCATTCCAACTCCCACCTGGGCATCAGCCTCGCCGCGATGGTCCACGTCGCCGCCGCCACCCCCGCCCTCACCTACGCCTGCGACACCCACTACCCGTGGAACGGGCACAACGACGTGGTCAAGCCAGGCACGTTGCGCTTCGTGGACGGCAGCGTCCGCGTCCCCACCGGCACCGGACTTGGCATTGAACTGGACCGGGAAAAGCTCGCCGAACTGCACCGGCAGTATCTGGATGCCCGCATGAC from Pseudarthrobacter chlorophenolicus A6 encodes:
- a CDS encoding glucarate dehydratase family protein — protein: MTASTTVPAPSTPTATDLAITDITITPIAFSDPPLLNAVGVHEPLVHRVVIEVRTANGLLGLGECSGGSTRLKNLAAGANAIKGVSIFETSRMEQLINQALDPGLGAFERAAVFSAFEVAALDIQGHATGRTVSELLGGTVRDEVPFSAYLFYKWAEHPALDGKPAITDDWGEALDPAGIVRQAQKMISEYGFKSIKLKGGVFPPAQEIEAIQALRDAFPGMPLRLDPNTAWTVETSRWVARETEGLLEYLEDPTPGLEGMGEVAATAAMPLATNMCVVAFEHIRRGVELGSVQVILGDHHYWGGLRHTRELGAICETFGLGLSMHSNSHLGISLAAMVHVAAATPALTYACDTHYPWNGHNDVVKPGTLRFVDGSVRVPTGTGLGIELDREKLAELHRQYLDARMTARDDTGYMQRFVPEYTADLPRW